From one Salinibacterium hongtaonis genomic stretch:
- a CDS encoding helix-turn-helix domain-containing protein gives MVIHNLPALDLLDVQGIASYLNITPRTARRIVSERRVPVTKIGALVRVRRTDLDAYLVAHTVEAVSR, from the coding sequence ATGGTCATTCATAACCTGCCCGCACTCGATCTGCTCGACGTGCAAGGCATCGCAAGCTACCTCAACATCACGCCGCGAACTGCGCGACGCATCGTCTCGGAGCGCCGCGTACCCGTTACCAAGATTGGTGCGCTGGTGCGGGTACGCCGCACAGACCTTGACGCCTACCTCGTAGCGCACACGGTTGAGGCGGTCAGCCGATGA
- a CDS encoding bifunctional DNA primase/polymerase: MPTRDDALRLAAAGWPVLPLRGKIPLTAHGVKDATTDPASIERWWPGSAHHNIGARVPHSLLVLDIDPQNGGSLAALTEAVGGDLPRTLTVHSGRGTGGRHLYFLHPGGQVSSTRLPGGIDVKTERGYCVMPPSLHPATGQPYRWEHATPALMPAKLVALLRPAECRSRPLSASRAGPGQLSKRAAHLAKTVQDAPEGKRNDLLYWATCQAVRDGHDAMAFELLEGAAIVAGLSETEAQRTVASARRTMGQKS; encoded by the coding sequence ATGCCCACTCGTGATGACGCCTTGCGCTTGGCCGCGGCTGGCTGGCCTGTGCTGCCGCTGAGGGGGAAAATTCCCTTGACGGCGCACGGTGTCAAGGACGCGACGACCGACCCCGCCTCGATCGAACGATGGTGGCCGGGCAGCGCACACCACAACATAGGGGCACGCGTGCCCCACTCTCTGCTCGTGCTAGATATCGACCCTCAGAACGGTGGGAGCCTCGCTGCACTCACCGAGGCTGTGGGCGGGGATCTGCCGCGGACTCTGACTGTGCACTCTGGGCGCGGCACTGGGGGTAGACACCTTTATTTCCTGCACCCTGGCGGGCAGGTGTCTTCGACGCGGCTCCCCGGTGGAATCGATGTCAAGACTGAGCGCGGGTATTGCGTCATGCCGCCGAGCCTGCACCCTGCCACGGGTCAGCCGTACAGGTGGGAGCACGCGACGCCCGCGCTCATGCCCGCCAAGCTCGTAGCACTGCTACGCCCAGCTGAGTGTCGGTCACGCCCCCTCTCCGCAAGCAGGGCAGGCCCGGGGCAGTTGAGCAAGCGGGCGGCGCATCTCGCAAAGACTGTGCAGGATGCGCCCGAAGGCAAACGCAACGATTTGCTGTACTGGGCCACCTGCCAAGCAGTGCGAGATGGCCATGACGCGATGGCGTTCGAACTGCTGGAGGGCGCGGCGATCGTCGCAGGCCTCAGCGAGACTGAGGCCCAACGCACGGTCGCGAGTGCCCGCAGAACGATGGGACAGAAGTCGTGA
- a CDS encoding P-loop ATPase, Sll1717 family, producing the protein MLDFGSVNSESEEDLDRLFVRTEDFDRFLKKNVWLALGAKGTGKSALFELFTKYEGTARYLAGPALDNVLIAAGTGFGDLSEVATGDLQSLRDENAGFDHDRLWRLYIAIKAGLALDSSFTVPRGPLRDLLTAVGDRRDFRVGPLLHELWELAIGSAPSEVTITAGGTSVALRGGRRTLDVVTLLEDVNAALESNGKVLWLLFDKVDEIWPTNRDERRKALEGLMTAVMQIRRTFPMIQPKIMLRTDLWSELDFTNKDHLTDKRIELAWNSGHLANLLIKRAIRLPEVRSYVDSRLPALAARAVEEWTADERLGALDTIFPSTAYPGEREALFMDWLVERVKDGRGTVLPRDSIVLANAASEYQRPQGSHSGSSLLSREVVRQAFTRTSEIRYESFLAEFPNLREHFRRFSGQTKAEFTRSELVELMDELTPSDDALLERLFEIGVVRPNTGRVRTATSYEIPRLYRTGLGLVIRGRP; encoded by the coding sequence GTGCTCGACTTCGGTTCGGTGAATTCCGAATCCGAGGAAGACCTTGACCGACTTTTCGTTCGCACAGAGGACTTCGACAGATTTCTCAAAAAAAACGTATGGCTCGCACTCGGCGCTAAGGGCACAGGCAAGAGCGCACTGTTTGAGCTTTTTACCAAGTACGAAGGAACTGCGAGGTACCTGGCCGGACCTGCGCTGGACAACGTTCTAATAGCCGCTGGGACAGGCTTTGGTGACCTATCGGAAGTCGCGACAGGCGATCTTCAATCGCTACGAGATGAAAACGCCGGGTTCGACCACGACCGATTGTGGCGACTTTATATCGCAATCAAAGCAGGGCTTGCCCTAGATTCTTCCTTCACGGTACCGCGCGGCCCTCTTCGCGATCTTCTAACAGCAGTCGGGGATCGCAGAGACTTTCGCGTCGGACCCCTTCTGCACGAGTTGTGGGAGTTGGCAATCGGCAGTGCACCCAGCGAGGTGACAATCACGGCAGGCGGAACAAGTGTCGCTCTCCGCGGCGGAAGGCGAACCCTCGATGTCGTGACCCTTCTCGAAGACGTGAATGCCGCCTTGGAGAGCAACGGAAAGGTGCTTTGGCTGCTCTTCGACAAGGTCGATGAGATTTGGCCCACCAACCGCGACGAGCGACGGAAAGCACTAGAAGGCCTTATGACGGCCGTCATGCAGATTCGGCGCACCTTCCCGATGATCCAGCCGAAGATCATGCTTCGCACTGATCTCTGGTCCGAGCTTGATTTCACCAACAAGGATCATCTAACTGACAAGCGAATCGAACTCGCATGGAATTCAGGCCACCTCGCTAACCTGCTCATCAAGCGCGCCATTCGATTGCCCGAAGTCCGTTCGTATGTCGACTCGCGTCTGCCAGCACTCGCTGCAAGAGCCGTAGAGGAGTGGACGGCTGACGAGCGGCTGGGAGCGCTCGATACTATCTTCCCTAGCACTGCCTATCCGGGTGAGCGCGAAGCACTTTTCATGGACTGGTTGGTCGAACGAGTCAAGGACGGGCGCGGGACAGTCCTTCCGCGAGACTCAATCGTCCTTGCGAATGCCGCCTCCGAATACCAACGACCACAAGGTAGCCACAGTGGCTCATCTCTCCTGTCCCGGGAAGTCGTCCGCCAGGCGTTCACTCGCACCTCCGAGATTCGTTACGAATCATTTCTCGCGGAGTTCCCCAACCTACGTGAACACTTCCGTCGCTTCAGCGGTCAGACCAAGGCAGAGTTCACTCGGAGCGAGCTCGTCGAACTCATGGACGAACTCACGCCTTCAGATGATGCACTCTTGGAGCGACTGTTTGAGATCGGCGTAGTGCGCCCCAACACTGGGCGAGTGAGGACTGCGACGAGCTATGAGATTCCTCGACTGTACCGAACCGGCCTCGGCCTTGTGATCCGCGGTCGCCCGTGA
- a CDS encoding acetyl-CoA C-acyltransferase, whose translation MSLNDNDAVIVSLGRTPIGRARKGGLVDVRGDELARQVIAAVLAKVPDVEIADIEDLMLGTAEPTGEQGYNLARMVAVLLGHDSLPGTTVNRFCASSIQTMRMAFHAIRSGEGDAYVVGGVESTSRFGLIAPAGNPAFDAPALRTAELMATDAEWTDPRDGGLVPDAYIQMGHTAEHVARRTGTSRADQDAFAARSQRLAAESASNGFFAREIVPVVRPDGSLFSADDSLRPSTTVESLAGLDPVFSPVGTVTAGNACPLNDGASAAVVVSAAYAKRKGLTPLAKIISTGVSGLSPEIMGLGPVESSRLALSRAGLSVADLDIVEINEAFAAQVVASARILGVDEDSQLNPFGGSIAIGHPFGATGIRLIGTLVNGLRTRDQSLGMATLCVGGGQGMAIVIERLA comes from the coding sequence ATGAGTCTCAACGACAACGACGCCGTCATCGTTTCCCTCGGCCGCACGCCCATTGGTCGTGCTCGCAAGGGCGGGCTCGTCGATGTGCGAGGCGACGAACTAGCGCGACAGGTTATTGCGGCGGTGCTCGCGAAGGTGCCGGATGTCGAGATTGCTGACATTGAGGACCTCATGCTGGGCACCGCAGAGCCAACGGGGGAGCAGGGATACAACCTCGCCCGCATGGTGGCGGTGCTGCTCGGTCACGACAGCCTGCCCGGCACCACCGTCAATCGCTTCTGCGCGTCGTCGATTCAGACGATGCGGATGGCGTTCCACGCCATACGGTCCGGCGAGGGGGACGCCTACGTCGTCGGCGGAGTCGAGTCGACGTCGCGGTTCGGGCTCATCGCGCCCGCCGGCAACCCCGCGTTCGATGCCCCGGCGCTCAGAACTGCTGAGCTGATGGCCACGGATGCGGAGTGGACCGACCCTCGAGACGGGGGCCTTGTTCCCGATGCCTACATTCAGATGGGTCATACGGCCGAGCACGTCGCGCGCAGGACGGGCACGTCCCGCGCCGACCAAGACGCCTTCGCGGCGCGATCACAGCGGCTCGCCGCAGAGTCGGCATCCAACGGATTCTTCGCGCGCGAAATCGTTCCCGTCGTGCGTCCCGACGGCTCCCTTTTCTCGGCGGATGACAGCCTCAGGCCCTCTACGACCGTCGAAAGCCTCGCGGGGCTCGACCCCGTGTTCTCCCCCGTCGGAACCGTCACGGCGGGCAACGCCTGCCCGCTCAATGACGGGGCCTCCGCCGCGGTCGTCGTTTCGGCCGCCTATGCCAAGCGAAAGGGCCTCACCCCGCTCGCGAAAATCATCTCAACGGGAGTGAGCGGCCTCTCTCCCGAAATCATGGGACTGGGGCCGGTCGAGTCATCCCGCTTGGCGCTCTCCCGCGCTGGCCTCTCCGTCGCCGACCTCGACATCGTCGAGATCAACGAGGCGTTCGCCGCCCAGGTGGTGGCCAGCGCGCGCATATTGGGCGTTGATGAGGACTCACAACTTAACCCTTTCGGTGGCTCGATCGCCATCGGTCACCCCTTCGGCGCCACGGGGATCCGGCTCATCGGAACCCTGGTGAATGGCCTGCGCACGCGCGATCAGTCGCTGGGCATGGCCACGCTCTGCGTCGGCGGGGGGCAGGGCATGGCGATTGTGATCGAGCGCCTCGCCTGA
- a CDS encoding acetoacetate--CoA ligase, translating into MSAHSPAPEVTWVPTQEQLENTRLTQFRDWVRLHRGIEIADYEQMWRWSTTDLAGFWGALREFFGIVGDGFDDSPALVENRMPGAVWYPQARLNFAENVLRHVIGREEHAAVINVSEDGSVQEWTWRELASRVAILSERLRALGVTRGDRVGAVLPNIPETIVAMLATASIGAIWTVSSPDLAPSATLDRLRSLEPVVLIGTPGYTFKGKWIDTTPALNTIAAELPSVRSVLLVGGGRTLRPGSAAEVVDLDGLPTAELQFERVGFSDPLWVLFSSGTTGAPKGIVHGHGGILLEASKAMGLQFGLGSGDRYFTAANTAWMVWNTLVNTLSVGAAVVTYSGAPTWPRADRQFEVASLASVTMFSTGAAYLSLVEKSGLTPAHDWDLAPLHTLMSTGSVLSPATWRWVHDAVKSDVHLSSDSGGTDICSGFIGGNPWQPVYVGELQGSTLGAAIEVRREDGTEAAVNEIGEMVITQPMPSMPVGFWNDREGELYKAAYFASDPSVWTHGDWISRTPRGGFILHGRSDATLNRDGVRMGSADVYAAVHTVDGVRNSVVLGIETGGGGYWMPLFVELSEGVELDEALQQKIRDAIRGRASARHVPDTIEQVPGIPTTHAGKRIEVPLKKLFLGRTEDDAVNRGSLVNPEAVDWFVARASRFRAGAGIDLADTDNRNLPTPPPDRKVTP; encoded by the coding sequence ATGAGCGCACACTCGCCAGCACCCGAGGTCACCTGGGTTCCCACGCAAGAGCAGCTGGAGAACACTCGTCTCACGCAGTTTCGTGACTGGGTTCGCCTTCATCGCGGAATCGAGATCGCCGACTACGAGCAGATGTGGCGCTGGTCGACCACCGACCTCGCGGGCTTCTGGGGCGCTCTGCGCGAGTTTTTCGGCATTGTCGGTGACGGCTTCGACGACTCCCCTGCCCTTGTGGAGAATCGGATGCCCGGCGCAGTCTGGTATCCGCAGGCGAGGCTCAATTTCGCCGAGAATGTGCTGAGGCACGTGATCGGGCGCGAGGAGCACGCGGCGGTAATCAACGTCTCAGAAGACGGCTCGGTGCAGGAGTGGACGTGGCGGGAGCTCGCTTCTCGCGTCGCCATTCTTTCTGAACGTCTGAGGGCTCTCGGCGTCACCCGGGGCGACAGGGTGGGAGCCGTCCTCCCTAACATTCCCGAGACGATTGTCGCGATGCTGGCGACGGCAAGTATTGGTGCCATCTGGACGGTAAGCTCGCCCGACTTGGCGCCGAGCGCGACGCTTGATCGGCTGCGTAGCCTGGAACCCGTCGTTCTCATCGGCACCCCTGGATACACCTTCAAGGGCAAATGGATCGATACAACACCGGCGCTGAACACCATCGCCGCAGAGCTGCCCAGTGTTCGCTCCGTGCTGCTGGTGGGAGGGGGTCGCACACTTCGGCCGGGTTCAGCTGCTGAGGTGGTCGACCTCGATGGCCTCCCCACCGCAGAGCTGCAGTTCGAGAGGGTCGGGTTCTCCGACCCTCTCTGGGTGCTTTTCTCCTCCGGCACAACGGGTGCACCCAAGGGCATCGTGCACGGGCACGGCGGCATCCTGCTTGAAGCGTCTAAGGCCATGGGGCTCCAATTTGGGCTGGGGTCCGGCGACCGCTATTTCACCGCAGCCAACACGGCATGGATGGTGTGGAACACTCTCGTCAACACACTGTCCGTCGGCGCGGCTGTCGTCACCTATTCGGGAGCCCCGACGTGGCCGAGGGCCGATCGCCAATTCGAGGTGGCGTCGCTTGCCAGCGTGACCATGTTTTCCACCGGCGCGGCCTACTTGTCCTTGGTCGAGAAGTCTGGGTTGACGCCCGCGCACGACTGGGACCTCGCCCCGCTTCACACGCTGATGTCGACGGGCTCTGTTCTCTCGCCTGCGACGTGGCGTTGGGTTCATGACGCGGTAAAGTCCGACGTTCACCTGAGCAGCGACTCGGGCGGCACTGACATTTGCAGCGGATTTATTGGCGGCAACCCGTGGCAGCCCGTTTATGTGGGTGAGCTGCAGGGATCGACGCTCGGAGCGGCCATTGAGGTTCGCAGAGAAGACGGTACCGAGGCCGCCGTAAACGAAATCGGCGAAATGGTCATCACCCAGCCGATGCCGTCGATGCCGGTCGGCTTCTGGAACGATCGAGAAGGCGAGCTCTACAAGGCCGCATACTTCGCATCCGACCCCTCTGTGTGGACGCATGGTGACTGGATCAGCCGCACTCCGCGCGGCGGGTTCATCCTGCACGGGCGCTCCGATGCGACCCTCAACCGCGATGGCGTGCGCATGGGCAGCGCCGACGTCTATGCCGCAGTGCACACGGTCGATGGTGTGCGCAATTCCGTCGTATTGGGAATCGAGACTGGCGGTGGCGGCTACTGGATGCCCCTCTTCGTCGAGCTATCGGAGGGTGTCGAACTCGATGAAGCACTGCAACAGAAGATTAGGGACGCGATTCGCGGTCGAGCAAGCGCCCGGCATGTCCCCGACACGATCGAACAGGTCCCGGGCATCCCGACCACCCACGCCGGCAAGCGCATCGAAGTTCCCCTCAAGAAGCTCTTTCTCGGGCGCACAGAGGATGACGCAGTCAATCGAGGCTCGCTTGTGAATCCCGAGGCCGTCGACTGGTTCGTGGCCCGAGCATCACGGTTTCGCGCTGGTGCTGGCATCGATCTCGCCGACACCGACAACCGCAATTTACCGACACCGCCCCCTGATCGAAAGGTGACTCCATGA
- a CDS encoding fumarylacetoacetate hydrolase family protein, with product MRIANLNGRVALITESGAVDIASASGGVFGPDPMDVYERWQEFSAWAQTAPTEGSAYDEADLGIPVPRPPQIIAIGVNYKAHAEEAGIPAPEELMVFTKFRSSLAAPNATIELPSDDVDYETEVVVVIGVEGHGIAAEDAWDHVAGIAIGQDYSERTVQRRPPVPQFSMGKSFPGFGPFGPVVATPDEFADRDAIEFRAVLTGPGIDGELVVQEGNTSDMFFGVAEIIHRLSQVLTLLPGDIIFTGTPAGVGLSRGILMRDGYVMTTELDGIGSMRNSFIAR from the coding sequence ATGCGCATTGCAAACCTGAACGGCCGTGTCGCACTCATCACGGAGTCGGGAGCGGTTGATATCGCCAGCGCAAGCGGCGGTGTCTTCGGCCCCGACCCCATGGATGTTTACGAGCGGTGGCAAGAATTCAGCGCCTGGGCACAGACCGCCCCGACAGAGGGTTCGGCCTATGACGAGGCAGACCTGGGCATCCCGGTTCCGCGTCCCCCGCAGATCATTGCCATCGGCGTGAACTACAAGGCTCACGCCGAAGAGGCGGGCATTCCCGCGCCAGAAGAGCTCATGGTCTTCACCAAGTTCCGCTCCAGCCTTGCCGCTCCCAACGCCACGATCGAGCTGCCGAGCGATGACGTGGACTACGAGACCGAGGTCGTCGTCGTCATCGGCGTCGAGGGTCACGGCATTGCCGCCGAGGACGCCTGGGATCACGTCGCAGGTATCGCCATCGGCCAGGACTACTCCGAGCGCACGGTGCAGCGTCGACCCCCTGTGCCGCAGTTCAGCATGGGCAAGTCGTTCCCCGGGTTCGGGCCGTTCGGCCCCGTTGTCGCGACGCCGGATGAGTTTGCCGACCGCGACGCCATCGAGTTCAGGGCCGTTCTCACGGGCCCTGGCATCGATGGAGAACTCGTCGTGCAGGAGGGAAACACCTCCGACATGTTCTTCGGTGTCGCCGAGATCATCCATCGCCTCTCCCAGGTGCTGACGCTCCTGCCGGGTGACATCATCTTCACGGGAACCCCTGCGGGTGTCGGCCTGTCGCGCGGCATCCTCATGCGCGATGGCTACGTCATGACGACGGAGCTGGACGGAATCGGCTCGATGCGAAATTCCTTCATCGCGCGATGA
- a CDS encoding VOC family protein → MTELSVYSRTPRPRPIRVPKLHHATFMTMEIDPMVRFYEAVCGLQPVFYSEHAAWLTNDEANHRIALLRIPGTKPPVDKPHTAGLHHTAFEYEDFDAWLDNYARLRDMGIMPAFCMDHGMTMSIYYNDPDGNGIEIQIDNFRDWGKSTEWMWASREFAEDQLGPQFDPDLLLEARAQGASPDEIHERAYAGEFRPAVEVPNPSFPDVWVAKLAANPSLANGVPFPGMPQEG, encoded by the coding sequence GTGACAGAGCTGTCCGTCTATTCACGAACCCCCCGCCCGCGTCCGATCCGTGTTCCGAAGCTGCATCACGCGACCTTCATGACCATGGAGATCGACCCGATGGTTCGCTTTTACGAAGCGGTCTGCGGCCTGCAGCCCGTGTTCTACTCGGAGCACGCTGCGTGGCTCACCAACGACGAAGCGAACCACCGCATCGCGTTGCTGCGCATTCCCGGCACCAAGCCTCCCGTGGACAAGCCGCACACGGCTGGACTGCACCACACGGCATTCGAATACGAAGACTTCGACGCGTGGCTCGACAACTACGCTCGCCTGCGTGACATGGGCATCATGCCCGCGTTCTGCATGGACCACGGCATGACGATGTCGATCTACTACAACGACCCCGATGGCAACGGCATCGAGATCCAGATCGACAACTTTCGCGACTGGGGCAAGTCGACCGAGTGGATGTGGGCATCGCGAGAGTTTGCTGAGGATCAACTCGGCCCGCAGTTCGACCCCGACCTGCTCCTCGAAGCCCGCGCACAGGGCGCATCGCCCGATGAGATCCACGAGCGCGCCTATGCGGGTGAGTTCCGGCCCGCTGTTGAGGTGCCCAATCCTTCGTTCCCCGACGTGTGGGTCGCCAAGCTCGCCGCAAACCCGTCGCTCGCAAACGGTGTTCCTTTCCCCGGTATGCCCCAGGAAGGCTAA
- a CDS encoding acyl-CoA dehydrogenase family protein, with amino-acid sequence MPSQTPTIPTEMDVEIEPIAGRYLTPVGLAMAEGVSALLPTIRAQAPQAERDGKLSAEVIRGLTDLGIYKAVAPIEHGGFALGARDLAEIAMALGRADASAGWSFFVACSLRMVSSFPAPLVEDLYSRAADHSGPTAAGGSTFAAITGTASRVEGGWQVEGKWTYTSGNHDAAWIFGGVSWHDGERGGHAIVMMDPAGLEHLDDWHVSGMGASDSNSVVTRQPMFVADKHFVDLADLPLHMNSVASRFTGLAYQARARASMLTVATQNIAILVGMAEGAFDVFADLAQKRKPFSPPYPTIAEMPSAQVAAGKAKAKVNAAKAILLQYTDQIDHFATHGGDFSADAEAQGSMDLAFAGNLCQESINLGLQIIGSSAMALSNPLQRFSRDAQVILSHGALRIESLAEITGRRLLGQAPFDMFAAGLQNKAPTPPTPSSHSIRSE; translated from the coding sequence GTGCCCAGCCAGACCCCGACAATCCCGACTGAAATGGACGTCGAAATCGAGCCCATCGCCGGTCGATATCTGACACCCGTGGGCCTGGCGATGGCGGAAGGCGTGAGTGCCCTCCTCCCCACTATCCGCGCGCAGGCCCCTCAGGCAGAGCGCGATGGCAAGCTGTCGGCCGAGGTCATCCGCGGGCTTACCGACCTGGGCATCTATAAGGCAGTTGCCCCCATCGAACATGGCGGATTCGCCCTCGGCGCGCGCGATCTCGCCGAGATCGCAATGGCCCTCGGGCGAGCCGACGCGTCTGCAGGATGGAGCTTCTTCGTAGCCTGCAGCCTGCGCATGGTGAGCTCATTCCCCGCACCCCTCGTTGAAGACCTCTACAGTCGCGCCGCCGACCACTCGGGCCCCACGGCCGCGGGCGGCTCAACGTTCGCCGCCATCACCGGCACCGCAAGCCGAGTAGAGGGAGGGTGGCAGGTGGAGGGCAAGTGGACCTACACCTCCGGCAACCATGACGCCGCCTGGATATTCGGCGGGGTCTCGTGGCACGACGGCGAGCGCGGCGGCCACGCCATCGTCATGATGGACCCCGCAGGACTCGAGCACCTCGACGACTGGCACGTCTCCGGAATGGGCGCCTCCGACTCAAACTCCGTGGTCACTCGCCAGCCAATGTTCGTTGCTGACAAGCACTTCGTCGATCTAGCAGACCTTCCCCTCCACATGAACTCGGTAGCTTCACGATTCACTGGGCTCGCCTACCAGGCGCGGGCCCGTGCGTCGATGCTCACGGTCGCTACGCAGAACATCGCGATCCTCGTCGGCATGGCCGAGGGTGCCTTCGATGTCTTCGCCGACCTAGCGCAGAAGCGCAAGCCCTTCAGCCCGCCCTACCCAACGATCGCCGAAATGCCGTCGGCGCAGGTGGCCGCGGGCAAGGCGAAGGCGAAGGTCAATGCCGCGAAGGCGATCCTCCTGCAGTACACCGACCAGATCGACCACTTTGCAACTCACGGCGGCGACTTCAGTGCGGATGCCGAAGCCCAGGGGTCGATGGACCTCGCATTTGCCGGGAACCTGTGCCAGGAGTCAATCAATCTCGGCCTTCAGATCATTGGCTCGTCGGCGATGGCCCTCTCGAACCCGCTCCAGCGCTTCTCTCGCGATGCCCAGGTCATCCTGTCGCACGGGGCACTGCGCATTGAGTCGCTAGCCGAAATCACGGGCCGCCGCCTCCTGGGCCAGGCACCGTTCGACATGTTCGCAGCCGGCCTGCAGAATAAGGCTCCGACGCCGCCGACACCTTCTTCTCATTCCATACGTTCCGAGTGA
- a CDS encoding TetR/AcrR family transcriptional regulator gives MPQVRSHGKSTKRDAILAAAAELLLANGFDGTSMDAVAAKAQVSKTTVYAHFSDKVKLFHAVMVHASSTLIPSLHDALDLIPNVSNEQRLTVALTEVVRAATAAELIAFFRVLIAEHERRVELHGVLDVARVDSGTPTVVQILSPFIVAVAEERNMKLADADQWSIFLLRLAAPTLQFDILTSDFTPSDDLIRIHVELVVRVFLNGAFPAGQSEATLPAGYDAYPWGPAFER, from the coding sequence ATGCCGCAGGTACGCTCGCACGGCAAGAGCACGAAGCGGGATGCGATCCTTGCCGCCGCTGCAGAACTGCTCCTTGCCAACGGCTTCGATGGCACGTCAATGGATGCTGTCGCAGCGAAGGCCCAGGTCTCGAAGACCACGGTCTACGCCCACTTCTCCGACAAGGTCAAGCTCTTTCACGCCGTCATGGTGCACGCCTCGTCCACCCTCATTCCGAGCCTTCATGATGCGCTGGATCTGATCCCCAATGTCAGCAACGAACAGCGGCTGACGGTTGCGCTGACAGAGGTCGTGCGCGCGGCAACCGCCGCGGAACTCATCGCATTCTTTAGAGTGCTCATCGCCGAGCACGAGCGACGCGTAGAGCTTCACGGCGTTCTCGACGTCGCCCGGGTCGACTCAGGCACGCCAACGGTGGTCCAAATTCTCTCGCCGTTTATTGTGGCCGTGGCAGAAGAACGCAATATGAAGCTCGCCGATGCAGACCAGTGGTCGATATTCCTTCTCCGGCTCGCGGCCCCCACACTGCAATTCGACATTCTCACCTCCGATTTCACGCCCAGTGACGACCTGATTCGAATTCATGTCGAGTTGGTCGTGCGCGTCTTCTTGAACGGGGCGTTCCCTGCAGGACAATCCGAGGCCACACTGCCCGCGGGGTACGACGCGTATCCGTGGGGCCCGGCCTTCGAACGCTGA
- a CDS encoding SDR family NAD(P)-dependent oxidoreductase → MPETVTAADLFSLKGQVAIVTGAASGIGRASAELLASAGATVIAASLPSDHPEVAAEEARLRGLDVESFACDVTDQKQLSALVKHALDRHGRIDTVFCNAGVALDTGPHTVGTDTELDLMFDIHVRSVIRLANLTLPVMADQGGGTFLIMSSLSGVRGNSFLGQYGVTKAANAQLARNLAVQWGAQNIRVNSLSPGVIATAFAEPITSNPDAAARRLAKTPMQRFGEPYHVAGAVVWLASKAGSFMSGQNIIIDGGTVISD, encoded by the coding sequence ATGCCTGAAACCGTCACCGCCGCGGACCTCTTCTCCCTAAAGGGACAGGTGGCGATCGTGACGGGCGCCGCATCGGGAATCGGCCGGGCATCCGCCGAACTGCTCGCCTCAGCAGGCGCAACCGTAATCGCAGCGTCACTGCCCTCCGACCATCCGGAGGTGGCCGCCGAAGAAGCTCGGCTCCGCGGTCTCGACGTCGAATCATTTGCCTGCGACGTGACCGACCAGAAACAACTCTCGGCGCTCGTGAAGCATGCTCTCGACCGACACGGCCGCATCGACACGGTCTTCTGCAACGCGGGTGTCGCTCTCGATACCGGGCCGCACACCGTCGGAACCGACACCGAGCTCGACCTCATGTTCGACATCCACGTGAGAAGTGTCATCAGACTCGCTAACCTCACGCTCCCGGTAATGGCCGATCAAGGCGGAGGCACATTCCTCATCATGTCGAGTCTTTCGGGAGTTCGAGGCAACAGCTTCCTCGGCCAGTATGGGGTCACCAAGGCGGCCAACGCTCAGCTCGCGCGCAACCTCGCCGTGCAGTGGGGTGCCCAGAACATCCGCGTGAACTCGCTCTCCCCCGGGGTCATCGCAACCGCCTTCGCCGAGCCCATTACCTCGAACCCGGATGCTGCGGCTCGTCGACTCGCAAAGACACCGATGCAGCGCTTCGGAGAGCCCTACCATGTCGCCGGAGCCGTCGTATGGCTCGCATCCAAAGCCGGGTCATTCATGTCAGGGCAGAACATCATCATTGACGGCGGGACGGTCATCAGCGATTGA
- a CDS encoding VOC family protein, with protein sequence MAPRPPLPIQPVGSVFQVAYTCADARETALAWTASLGIGPWTVRGPFTAPGALYRGEPYRAELTVARTFDGALMIELIQQHDEEPSIFRDRTTAEGYGFHHVAVATNDFDTRARSLSEASGQAVFEDVLPTGARVAFFDGAPGQPGMVELVELTSAQSASYDSLRELCRTWDGTDPWRRL encoded by the coding sequence TTGGCACCGCGACCCCCGCTGCCGATACAGCCCGTCGGCTCGGTTTTCCAGGTCGCCTATACGTGCGCGGATGCCCGCGAGACGGCACTCGCATGGACCGCGAGTCTCGGCATCGGGCCGTGGACCGTTCGGGGGCCATTCACCGCACCCGGTGCGCTCTACCGAGGCGAGCCCTACCGCGCCGAGTTGACGGTCGCCCGCACATTTGACGGCGCTCTGATGATCGAACTAATCCAGCAGCACGACGAAGAGCCCTCGATCTTTCGCGACAGAACCACCGCAGAGGGATATGGCTTTCACCACGTCGCCGTCGCCACGAATGATTTCGATACCCGAGCCCGATCTCTGAGCGAGGCCAGCGGGCAGGCGGTGTTCGAGGATGTGCTTCCCACGGGCGCGCGCGTAGCCTTTTTCGACGGTGCGCCGGGCCAGCCGGGCATGGTGGAGCTCGTAGAACTTACGTCGGCGCAGTCCGCGTCCTACGACAGCCTCCGGGAACTCTGCCGCACCTGGGACGGCACAGACCCCTGGCGCAGGCTCTGA